The stretch of DNA ATAAGGATAGTTTTAAAGATTCATTCATTAACATATCATAATCAATATGATTTAAATAAATAGCAGGAATAGCATTTTTTTCTTGAATAATATTTAATAGAGAAACAGCGTCATCATAAGCTGTTACTTTATCATTTTCATCAATAGAGTTTTCGATTTCTTCGCATTTTACCATTATCTCATCACATAAAGAAACGAAATTTGAATCAAGATAGAATATTCCTCCTACTAAAAGGATAAAAAGCATTATAGAAATTATAGTATTTTTCACTGCTTACACCCCTTTTCATAATCTTCATAAAGTTGATATATAAATTTCCCTGTAGTATCTGTCATAGCAAGTAATACCTTATCCATAGAATCAATTTTATGCTTTTTAAGTTCATTTTGAATCCATACTTTATTTTTGCCAGAAGTAGTTAAGGCATTATTATTAACCTCTCCATCTAATACATAAATTACAGGCAATCTAGGTTTAGGATTATTGTTTGAAGATTTAGAGTTTCCACTAGATGTATTAGTTTGATCAGTAGAAGAACCATTAGTATTAGCTTTTTGGGTACCACAATCTGTATCGCTTGAAGAATTACTAGAGGAACTTTGAGATGTTAAAAAGGAAAGTTGACCGTTATTTTCTAATATAGCGTACTCTATTTCATTAAGGTCAAAATATCCTGCAAGTCTTAGCTCTTCCATAAGTTCATCAAGATTAATT from Clostridium chauvoei encodes:
- a CDS encoding DUF4363 family protein, which encodes MKNTIISIMLFILLVGGIFYLDSNFVSLCDEIMVKCEEIENSIDENDKVTAYDDAVSLLNIIQEKNAIPAIYLNHIDYDMLMNESLKLSLYIKGNDKAESLSSLHLLRYGAEHLKDLQKPNFKNIL
- a CDS encoding DUF421 domain-containing protein, with the protein product MFIVLIRTIILYALVVFVMRLMGKRQIGELQPYEFVITIMISDLAALPMQDTRLPLILGVIPIITLLFVKTLLTQLQLKSQLARKIIEGEPSILICRGKVNFSALKKQQINLDELMEELRLAGYFDLNEIEYAILENNGQLSFLTSQSSSSNSSSDTDCGTQKANTNGSSTDQTNTSSGNSKSSNNNPKPRLPVIYVLDGEVNNNALTTSGKNKVWIQNELKKHKIDSMDKVLLAMTDTTGKFIYQLYEDYEKGCKQ